In Carassius carassius chromosome 38, fCarCar2.1, whole genome shotgun sequence, the genomic stretch AGTGTATATAGGAATACTGGGATCAAATCTAGTACACTGGAGTGAATCCAGGAAGCGGTGTGTGTGCTCTCTTCACCTTATCCTGGGGGAACACTTTGTCCCTTTTCTGCCAAGTCATGTAATGGACTCCCCTCAGTCTGGCCAGATCACGGTAGCAGCTCTCATCTTGACAGTTGTACCTGTGGAATAAAGAAGGAGGGATGTTTTATGCACCCAACTTAGCAGGCAGTGGCCCACAAAGCCTCCACAGACTCAGTTTGATGGATAACTGTTTAATTAGGCTGTATTTCActgtcacacacatacagacacagtcAGATGCTTCCCTCCTCTGTAACACACACTGAAAAGTACATTGTACAGCACAGAAGCTAGACTGCATCCACATGAGTATTGGGTAGATGTATAACATGACATGAGTGTCTGATGCACACTTGGGAATACATCCTAACACATGCGGATAGGtgttgcaaaaacaaaaacaacgtgAATCATGATGTGTTCATTTATTAATAGAGAAACAGAAagtaaggttgttgtttttttaagaaaggaTGCAACCAAATACACAAGGACTGGTGGTTGACGGGAGTCTAAATGTGAAATTGTAAAAATGAGTCACTGGAGAACCTAAACTAATCGCCcactttgttgtttttatgtCAGGTGGTGACGAGTCGACCCTTGTTTTAAGTTCTTTGAAGAGTCATTGAGAACAAAAGTACTGTTTGGTGTCAGGAAGGTATATTCAGCAAGcaaacattaaattgattaaaagtgacagaaaggcatatactgtataatgttataaaatatttcgattttaaataaatgctgttctatgaCCTTTCTATTAGTATTTTTATCAACCTGAAAAAAAGTCATTGTCTccataaaaatataaagcagcacacctgttcaacattgataatattaagaaatgtgtcttgagcaccCAGTTAGCCAATtaaaatgattcctgaaggattgtGCAACACTGAAGAGTGGAGCAATGACTTGGAGAGTTTTAAAGTGCCTCTGAAACTTAGGAAAGTGAGGAAGTATTTACTTTCCTCTGACTGACAGCTCTAGCACACATTAAGGCCGGTCACACAGATCATATAAAAAGCAGAGAGATACAAAAGCCACGTACAATTCAAATATGACGGCCCAGTCGGGAAGAAAGAGGAGGTGGGTCAGTCCGGCTCCATGCATCCCAATGAAGATATCAGAGTTGTGTGTGACACGGATCTGCTCCAGAAACGGCATCTCTCTATGAACACACATCAGCTTTCAATCATGCAAGCACCAAACTCAACCGTCTCCAAATCAGTCCATCGTTTAAAACCAATATAGACTGAATCACTCACTTGTATTTGTAATCCACCAGCTTGACCTCGAATAAAAGCACAGTCTTCAGGGCATTGATAagctgcatacacacacacagcgggGATTCAGAGGGTGATTAACGAGACCTCACACTCATGTGGACAGAGGCCAGGTAAATCAAGGCTTTTTACAAAGCAGGGGTCTCCAGCAAATAAGAGTTTAAATGCTCAGTTAAGGAAGCAGAGTGATAAATCAATGAtgagcaaagagagagagagagagagagagagagagcattcacCTCCTGCTGGTTTATTATCCTACGGTACTCAGTGCTTCTTGCCAACAGTGTGACACGGACTCGGCCCTCCTGACAGAACAGAAGGACATCACAGATGTCATACATATTTCAACACACATTTGTATCTTAATATATAGActatatatatgttttgtaaCATCTATATTCCAGTTTAAAAAGTATTCagatatattaatgtattttggaAAAAGGGAAAGTAAATGGACATGATATGTGGGATAAGAAAGATCTGGGCCTTCCTGATGCGAACAAAACAATGCGAAAGCAGAAATTGTCCAACAGCGCCTTCTAGTGGCACATGGTTGCCTATGTCAATAACTAAAAAACACATACTATAACTAAACTATAATATACACATGACAGTAATCTAAATATTATTGGTAATCCACCTACTAAAAGTCGTTGGCAATGACTTTTGAAACTATGcctataaaatgataataatataataataaagtatttaaaagtgtaataattcaaattaatatttaaaacggaataataattcataaaatatataatggaataattattgatttttattgcaAATACAATTAATCTAATAGAATGAAGGCACAATTATaatttcatcatcatttatttaaaagtatatatttatttttaaaataaaaataaataacatgaaattataatttagaaattatttatttaaattgatcaaactaaatgaatctaatataaaataaatgagtaaattttttaataaaataatataatttttttataaataataataataatacattttgattaaaattatataaataaaaaatggtataaaatataattataatgttttataagtcTATTTTTTGAAGGTGAAATCTGTTTGTTTATGAGCATAACAATTTCTAAATTAAGGCGTGAAACAGTATAAATAAAGTCCAAattgtgttatatattttaaagcaatatattttagtatttaattGAGGTATGACTGTTTCTCTATGCTACTGTACTATAAGAATACAGGAATCAACTCctgatctgtgtgtgtggatTCAAGCATGTTTACCTTCGGCCCATCTTGTGGGACACCAAGTCGATACAGGACATGCTGGGAAAACGCCTTGAACAGCCCTTCGCTCTGGCAATCAGAGATCTATCaaattacacatacacacacacgcacatctgTCAGTTAAATCTTCTCTATATCTCATTTGCACACAGAAGGCAGAGGCACACAGTCATTAATATGAGGATGATTTGAGCGACAGCACCAGATGAGTTCAGTCTCACACAAGGCAAATATTCtatatcacacacacagcatCCCCTGATGTCATGCAGAGAGGCATTAACATAGACAGACGACAGCAGATGAACATGATGAGATGAACAAATGCTAAATGGGGAAACAAGAAACACTTGAGAGCAACAGAGGCATGTGGGATACGTACAAGAGGGGTGTTGTAGAAAAGGCCGTAACGCATTCTTGGAAGGAGTGAGAAAACCGCGTCTCTAAAACACACCTGTGAACAACACACTTTTAAATAAGCACAAAACCACTCCGATGCCGAGGATACTGAGTAAACGTGTTTTACCCTTTTGGAGTCAAAGGTTTTGAGGTGAATGATGTCACCATCGGTAAAAGCCCGCCATGTTTCACTGAACAGGTCTCCATATCCATACAAactctaaaagaaaaaaacaactaaataaatgagaacagataaaaaaaaatcacaacaatccacaagtgatccacaTGACTCCTGTCCATCAATTTATGTCTTCTGAAGAAAAAAGCTGTGtgattgtaagaaacaaattcatcatttagGAGTTCACATCTGTCCATAATAACTCCCAAAAAAAAGTACATcccgttgtcctctcacatcaaaatctaccCACATGTTTGTTTAGAACCGTTTGGAACGGTTTCCACTCGCAAACGgtgcttatttcatatttctctcctgattcagatgaggatTCAAATTTTATAAAGCaaaggtttgaagttaaaaactttATCTTGATGGATTTATTACAAACCCACCGTGTTTTACTTCACAAGACTTTGATTGATggattggagtggtgtggattattgtcatgtttttatcagctgtttggtctctgATACTATCTCCAAATCTTTTCAGGTGAAGTTTGGATCTTGGATggcattttcagcatatttttatttttggcttaaCTACTCCTATTTTGGGGGAAAACCTTAATACTTTTCCCCCATCCCCAAATtgtatgaatagaaagttcaaaaggacagaaattgtttgaaaataaaatataaatctttttaaatattataaatgtatttactgtgacttttcttaattttacttttcatttttttatttctttaaaaaaatcttatgaaCCCCAAACCTTTGTACTGTATTGTATGACAGCTTTATGAAACCAAATCTCATTCACATTTCTCCATTTTCAATCCATGCATTATGATCGGCCATTAGACACGCAGTAACcaattcatttattcaaacaagCCATACAAACAGAATTAAAAGTCGTTACCTTACCTAAACTTTTCTCCTTAACTGGTCTGGATTACAAATTCTAATCCTTATTTAATCTCTCTTAATCTCCAATTAAAGCTATAATCCAACATGACCACTCAAATCCTGGACACAGAGTTGCGTAGTTAATTCTCAAGTAAGTctataaatataatgatattctaGAGCAGATTTTATTTGCCAATCTCTTTTACATTGTTTCATACAAAACAAGTCTCCCTCTTTCTCCATACCCCTTCATTCTTCCTTCTCTTCCTCACCCTTGAAATAACAGTGCGTGAACAATAGGTAGGATAAGGTTTTCTCACAAGTCACTTTATTTTCAGCCCACTGTTCCCTTTTTATCTTTCTCTTTTAGGAATTGCAGACCTCCTGAAACTGTGGCAGTCGAATTAAACAACAAACCTTCTGTTACAGTGCTTTCTAATCCTGACAAGTGAGAAACATCTGTTTGCAAGAAATGTTCTCTAAGCACTCATGGTTGATTTACCGGAGGGCATGTCAGAAGCAAACAAAGTTTGTGTGTTTTAAGAGGGAAATGAACACTTACTGTGTCCCACATGACAATGTTTATGTCACGGCTGAAGGAATTGTTGAGGTGTTGAGAGATGTAGAGGTTGACAAAGTCACAGAAATGATGGTACATGTTCACTCCTGCAAAAGACAAATGAAGcatgcactcttttttttttttaaaccttagcTTTTGTGAAGACTAAACAAAaagactaaactaaactaaacaagcctCCACAAAATATCACCTGCGTCCAGCTTCATGAAGACGGTTGGTCTGTCGATTATAACATCACAATGCCCATCATCCATGGGATGGAAGTCAAGCTCTGAGTACATCTGCAGTTCAGCAAACCTGAGAGGGGAAAAACAAGACGCTTTCTTGGCACTTACATAAATGTCTGTTCATTTAACTTAAATATATGCCTGCAATCTGATGTTTGATGCCTTGATAGGCAggatagttcatctaaaaatgacagctctgttatcatttactcaccttcaaagcTATCAAACTG encodes the following:
- the LOC132119403 gene encoding EGF domain-specific O-linked N-acetylglucosamine transferase-like isoform X1 produces the protein MLLLVALCLVCTYKTISATDSRQDSSRTPQLDYSSLALPQQHIPFFLHSNKRLAKLCKEDPLCPFEDALLLQKACWGYEKSCSPEHRFSYPVCTSFDSGWANSIQAAQELFWKQADFGYVRERLSELKTLCKPLSPGDSSLKCTSHMRFCRAINLYLDLRSPRRGHERYKEDFLEQGEIGGHCSLNSKALAAEGTHKSPLQSWFAELQMYSELDFHPMDDGHCDVIIDRPTVFMKLDAGVNMYHHFCDFVNLYISQHLNNSFSRDINIVMWDTSLYGYGDLFSETWRAFTDGDIIHLKTFDSKRVCFRDAVFSLLPRMRYGLFYNTPLISDCQSEGLFKAFSQHVLYRLGVPQDGPKEGRVRVTLLARSTEYRRIINQQELINALKTVLLFEVKLVDYKYKEMPFLEQIRVTHNSDIFIGMHGAGLTHLLFLPDWAVIFELYNCQDESCYRDLARLRGVHYMTWQKRDKVFPQDKGHHPTLGEHPKFTNYTFDVEEFMRLVFLAAEYVTRHPAWRAKQARDEL